AACGGAACATCGTGTATTCAGAGTTGTCGTTATTCCCGCCTTCGCTATAGAGATTGTTTGTTGCTCCATAGCTTCGTGTATCGCCACTCGATCATCCTCCTTCATTTTGTCGAATTCGTCTATGCAAACAACTCCACCATCCGCGAGAACCATTGCTCCACCTTCCATGACGAAATTCCTCTAAAATATGtatcgtgtatatatatttttttaaattaagataaatttacttatttaaattaattacaaaaattataacagaaaGTATTTCTTAACGAGAATGTGACTTACAGTTACTGGATCTCTCGATACAGACGCTGTCAAACCAGCTGCGGAACTACCTTTTCCTGATGTATAAACAGCTATGGGAGCGACTCTCTCTACAAATTTCAACAACTGCGACTTAGCGGTACCCGGATCACCcagcattaaaatattaatgtcgcCTCTCCTGCATAAACCATCCGGCATTAGTTTTCTCGACCCACCAAATAGTAAACACGCGATAGCTTTCTTGATGTCTATTGCACCGAAAATACTGGGAGCTATGCTCTTCGCAATTCTCTCGTACAGATTAGGATCTGCCGCTAAACGAATGAAAAGATCTTCTTCTTCGGATGTAACGGGTGGCTGAGTTCCTACATAGGAAACacagaaaagagaaataaataaacagatCACTAATTGATACTTTTCAGCAACGTTTcgtttttgtattaatgtgCCAGTACCTATGTTGGTATTTTCTCCATCCACAGAGATACCAAGAACGCGAATATATGGAGCTCGAACGCCTACTAACGCCTTCTCTCTGCCTGCACCCTTACCACCGGCCTTAGACAcctttttaatagaatatatccCGAGAATCAAAACTCTATTGCCAGGCACAACTCTGTCACATAAATACCGATCACAATATATCTGCAAATGTCTGGGCATTTCGCCCTGTGGTATGTGATCTGGCAATTCCTGAAGCTTCAACACTTGAAAGTCTACGCAGTGACATTTATCCGGCATTATAAAGAAAGGATCCAGAGGACATTTTGGACGACCAGCTTGCTCcctaataacaaaaattatttgagcAATACCTTATAAAATGAACAATCAAGTATTTATGAAAAGAGGCTTACGTAGAACATTTTCTGGGTAGCGTATATCCCTCCAGACCCGGCTTGATAGGAATATTTACTTGAGTGACTTTGCAAGAACGACACTGTATCGCAATCTTTGTTGCCTTTGATCTAATGCCAGATGCGGACACAATTATACCAGGAATCTTGACGAGCTTGGAAACAATATCTGGCTGAAAGTGAAACAATTATAAGAACTCATATATCTAAACGTTTTGTATATTTGCTTGGTCTAACAAGTTTAGAGGACAATTTTACATGACAAACAAATGCTGATTACATAAAGAATTTGACATCCTGTAAATTTATGATAGTGTAACTTTATGCGTGTGTAAACTTGTGAACTGTGAACTCGTTTTTATGCATCGTGATAATTGTGGTATCACCTTCATTCCCCTCAGCGAGCTCGGATGAGCGTCTGAACACAGCAACACCTGAATATCTTCCATCTTCTCCTCGCCCTCAGGTCGTGGTGCTGTAAGCTCATCTGCGACATCCTTCGCAGCCTCCTCCAGAACGGATACGTATTCTGTCGGGAGCTTTTGAATCTTTTCCGCGAGCGACTCGTCGAAAGCTGCTAAATCCTCGAGATTGATCTCTAGCCAATATTGGCCGAGATTGTAATTGCGCTTTAAAGTATCcctgaagaaattaaaaacgatacTGAATTATCGGACATAATCACGGATATGCGAAGTAAATCGATGTTTCTTATTACCGGTATTTATAGTTGAAGTTACCCTCGTGAAACTGTCGGATGAATTCCTTGAATTTCTTCTTCGACTGTTGGAGATTCACGCGATTTTCGTGATCCTCGTCCACCGCGAAGTTGTCAGAGAAGAACACGCCCGGATCGTCAAAGCCCTCCATCTCGCGCGAGCAAACCGGctacttttgtttaaaagacCAAATAAAGGTAATTGGTAAATCAACTATCAACCAGCACGTCACGCCGCTAAaatcctcttcttcttctaattATTGGCGCAACTGTTTCCTTTCCGGTCAGCAACGGCCAAAATGCCGCTAAAATCCGTTTCGGCGGGAAACTCTCGATTCTCGACTCCTCGAGATgtttttaacagtttttaaAGCCGATGCAGATAACCTTAAAGCTGGATTTTCACGAGCCGCTGAAACCGACCGTTCGAGCGACAAAACGGATCACATGACGACGTTTGTATCGTTTGTATGGTACAACAAACGTCACGTGATCCGTTTTGTCGCTCGAACGGTCGGTTTCAGCGGCTCGTGAAAATCCAGCtttaagcgtcgtctacaatggtCAACaataggtctacaatgcgagtcgtaaagtcgtgagtcgtaagaattgaccaatcacaatcgaatttgaggagaataatcgactgtgatagGTCAATTTTTACGACttacgactttacgactcgcattgtagacttAGCATTAAGACGTAATGACGTCCTTACGTAAGACGTAATGCTaagtctacaatgcgagtcgtaaagtcgtgagtcgtaagaattgaccaatcacagtcgattattcttctcaaattcgattgtgattggtcaattcttacgactcgcattgtagacctagcataagaagtataagacgtaagcagtaagctattgaccaaccgtagtcgattattcttgaattgcaaaaatcccattagtcaataactttactgcttacgtcttacttgggctgcgttccgatattcactgcaagtactgaaaatctatagtttacgtaacgtacactatagattttcagtactgacagtgaatatcggaacgcagccttggggtcgcatcatgtatacaggactctagcatcattgacgtgaaatacatacatagatatgtatgtattccacgtccattgatgcgacccgagtcgggtcgagtagtgaatcgaaaacgccataaattaaattatctatatgtGCTCTCTATTGTGCGCAGGCGTTATGTCTACGCTACCATATCTGTCAatatggctgcgttcagcagacacaactgtttagttcgtcttatcaacactctgcgttgattggttggttctaaaagtaagactCAAtagccgcgttcagcagacacaactgttgagttcgtcttatcaacacgctgcgttgattggttggttctaaaagtaagagccaatcacgttcgactgctactgagcggcttggtctgctaggccgcgttcagcagacacaactgttgagtgttCTCTTATTAACACGCTACGTTGATTTGTTGggtctaaaagtaagagccaatcacgttcgattgctactgagcggtttgttctgctgaacgcgcccaatcTGTCCGCTTCGTCATAACAGTTCTGCGCGTCTACCGTCTCCTGTAGAACGCAATAAACATGGTGCTCGGTATCGACGAGGAGAAGGAAGACGTGCCgtattgagaaaaattaaatgtaacgCTGCGAACGCAAATTTTCATTCGATAACGTCGCTGGCGTGAAAAAGACGCGATTTGGTGATCTCGGAAGCAGTCAACGTGATGGTATCGCTCGGAGAAGCGCGACGTGAGAGAGGATCAGCGTCAGAGATTGCATTTGCAAAATGGTACGGAAACATGCTTGTCAGTCTAAACGACGATCAATCGCGAGAAACCTTTAATGATCTTCGAAGGCAAATCTGGTATTTCATTGTTTTCCCGTGGCCCGATCACATTTTTAATGTCTGTCATCCATAGATCATCGGCCTCAGATTCGTGCAAGGTGTTTTTAAATGTACcgccaaatttttttcacagcTGTCTGACATCGCGTTTTTCCATTTGCGCCCTCCCATATCAAAGGTCCGACGTTTACGTCTGTTGTGTTTCGTGATCGGCGGCAGCCGATTTAACTGGATTTAACGGAGGGCCGAGAATATTATCCGACATTTACTGATCATGCTtctaattgatatattatgtTGATAGGTTGTGTACGATATGCGTGATCAATAATGCAGGCCGAAATCCTGCGCTAAAGTCGGAGTGATTGGCGATGTATGCCGTGGGGACAAATCACTGGGACATACTCGTCTGTTGTTTATGTCATTTTTGTTAAGTGACGAGTCATGCCCGGCGAACCGCCAGCCACAGCTGGAAGTAAATCCAGTGGCAAGGCTAAGAGGATCTCTATACCTCGTGTGCAAAGTAGTACTGACACAGAACTACAATCGCAACAGAGTCAGAGTGGTTCGACCCCACTGCAACCCACCGCGTTGCACTATGTCACCTTCCGTTCCGAGTTAGAGGACAGCCCTATTCCACCGGCCCTGCGATGCCGTTTGTATGATCTCTTTCAGCAAATCgaaaaagaatttgaaatGTTATACACGGAAAATCTTGGATGTAAATATCtctatttattttctgttttatttaattcatcatgatttgatatacatattgaAGTTGTTGCGTTTCTCATTATAGTGCAGGAGAAGATTGACATCCTAAATGACAGACTCGAGAGAGAGTGTTATGGATCGGGCGAGCGCAGTTTACCTCCTGGAGATCTTACGGATTACCCAGAAACGAAAAATCTATCCAAGCAGAAATGTAAgactgattttaatattattaatgtcaaTGTTACACATagaaatgcattttaatttgtgtattatataaggagttacaaaaaaatagttCAGAGTACTATACTTTTAGAGgactattataaatatataatagtcacataataatattgattaaactatatattagaaattattttcctaaattattttcatttctgaTAAAGTCAActtctatgtattttttattcagttcCGTAAGTATTCAACTTCTCTAAATTCTCAATCTTCTTTTTAAGTgctttgtgtgtgtgtgtgtgtgtgtgtgtattatatatatatatatatatatatatattatatatatatatatattatgtatatatgtggtATGTgggtgtatatatatattattgttgtgtgtgtatatattatatatatatagcttataCATACCCTTGTATATAATATCCCtgtttataatatctattatataattttatgacatttatattttcccTCTATCCATCTATTCCAGGAGATTTTATAAGaatgatacaaaaaaaataaaatagctagTATATggtaatcatttttttaaatttaataataacactattatgttattatttagttCCCTTGGATTGTAATAATCTTCTTTATGTTTTTAGCAATGGGTGCAAACTCGGCGCAAAAGATTAAAACTTCTCACAAGTTAAAAGCACAGACAAGTAAAATAGTATCGAGCTTTAAAACTCCGTCTATGACATGCACTATGCAAAGAGAGTACGTAGGTCATCGAGATGGTGTGTGGGAGGTATCCGTAGGCAGATCAGGTCAACCCATTATAGCAACTGCTTCTGCCGATCATACAGCGCGTATATGGACAACAGATAACAGCCGATGTCTATTACAATATATCGGTCACAATGGATCCGTGAACTCGGTTCGATTTCATCCAAATAGAGAATTGGCTTTATCAGCGAGTGGCGACTGTTCCGCTCACGTGTGGCAGGCAGCCGTCGATTGGGATATGCCGAAAAGAGTAACATCATTAGAAGAAATTCCAGTAGCCGGTTCTGAACGATCTACCGCTAATAATCTAATCAGTAATAATGATGAGCAAGACGACCCCCCGACTCTAAGGACGCCGATACGCGAACTTTTGGGTCATACAAACGTTGTAATGGCTGCAGATTGGCTTTCTGGTGCTGAACAGTTAGTTACAGCTTCTTGGGATAGAACAGCAAACTTGTATGACACGGAAACCGGAGAAATTATACACACGTTATGTGGACACGATCAAGAATTGACTCACGTGTCGACGCATCATACGCAAAAATTATGCGTCACGTCCAGCAGAGACAATACATTCCGATTATGGGATTTTAGAGAACCAATACACTCGGTTTCGGTATTTCAAGGTCATACAGAGTACGTGCACTGAGATTAGCAATAACAGTagtttttttctaattaatatttagtatCTATCTATTCttcatataacattaaatgtatAAGATTAATACCTAGCGTGTCTCTCACAGAACGGTAACGTCTGCAGTCTTTACAAGggaagataaaattgtatctgGCTCAGATGACAGAAGTGTAAAAGTATGGGAATTGCGTAATATACGTAGTCCGTTAGCAACAATACGTGGGGATAGTGCTGCTAATAGACTATCAGTTTCTAGTACCGGGATAGTGGCAATACCACATGACAATAGACAAATACGTTTATTTGATCTAAGTGGTCAACGTTTGGCAAGGTTACCTAGAACCAGTAGACAGGTGAGAAaacattacatattataattattatggaaatttctctttttaattaatcaactaaataatataacgttttattaatacatattatctGTAATAACACTAATAACAAGTAAAAGGAGACTTTGAAACTGCTGGGACTAGAAAAAGTCATgcagttattataaataatcttagatatttaaacactattataaaaagtaataaacttcaaatatattttgctatttcacattatatcaatatgcaaaaataatactcaaaattctttaattctatatatatctatgtacatatattacaagaatatcttattaaaaaataacaattacattTGCAGGGCCATCGTAGAATGGTGTGTTCTGTCGCTTGGTTGGAAGATAACAGtgtgtgtaatttattttcttgtggTTTTGATAGACTAGTATTAGGTTGGAGTGTTCTTCCCGTTAAAGATGCTTAAATATCACAAACTGTGTGGTTTTATCAGGTATTTTATGTCATGTTAGTGTGATATTGGGAATATTTAGGTGCAATCTAGAAATGGAAGTACATATATAGCCATACAGTAAAAATCCAGCAATTAATCCAATTAAAGATCCTCCCCTTCCACTCTTGCAGACAACtgcgatagaaaaaaataccaaaatgtatgtattattaagtaattgatcaaagataaattataaatagaatgtGAATTTTGAAGTTgcaataaaactataaatgtCTTATGTAAGTATACGTTGTTAAATGGATTCTTACCTGAGTATGCAGTTAAGAGACATAAAACGGTGTAACCTTGAATAAGAAGGTAATACGGACCCGAGGCTATGTGCCGCCACACTATTCCCAGAAATCCCAATAATTTACCACAGCCTCCGACAATTAGAGCGCGACTTAAATCTTTTATGCTATATTTGTATGGTTTTTTACCAATGATAAACCATTTTAATTCAGTCACTATAATAACTGTACAAATAAATGCTGCAAAGGCGAGCGCTGTGTGTATCagcaaattgtaaaaattgcaatGATCTTGTAATGCATCATCACGAACTAAATCCACTTCTGATGCAGGTAATTCTGTCTCGTTTATGTCACAGAAAGACCAAGCCCTGAACGATTCGGTTAGCCATAATATTATACCCAGCTTCcaatatgatttaaaattactgtTATACAAAAGATGTCTGTAAGCTGATTTTTCTATCAGAATCAAGTCTACAAAAACTATAACAGGATCATATTCGATATATTTGTCAGCTAATAATCCACATTTCTcctaaaataatgcaaaattaagCAATGCGTAATATAAGCACATAGTTTTACGTTTTActtacacattttaaaattttaaggaCACTGGGGCAGTATCTCCTAAAAAGCTCTTTGCATTCAGCTCCacaatttatgcaaatatacatttatagatGCAGTCAATTATTatctgaaataataatcagtaATGAATagttagtaaatatatatttttaatatttatgtatgtgaatttatagaaatgacactaacagttttaaaaataagcaaatataGTCACTTATACGCGTATGTTGGAACGCTTAACATCTATTATTATACTGTTTAGACACATTTCCATGCAATCTAAgaggattaaaattaaagtgcaCGAAACATATGAGACACTTGGCATTTAGGGGCTAACAAAATATGTACtctgcattatatatatatatatatatatatatatatatatatatatatatatatatatatatataacatctaAAGAGAAACTTTGGGATCTGCCTTTCATTATATCGGCAATTTCTCGTACTTTCTGCATATCGAGGTTCAGCAAATATTGACTCAGAGATAAACCCTTTCTCTAACGATTTCTCATGTCAAGAGATAAATTTCTTCGAAAtcctttatttaattctattaa
The nucleotide sequence above comes from Temnothorax longispinosus isolate EJ_2023e chromosome 4, Tlon_JGU_v1, whole genome shotgun sequence. Encoded proteins:
- the LOC139811800 gene encoding DNA replication licensing factor Mcm5, whose amino-acid sequence is MEGFDDPGVFFSDNFAVDEDHENRVNLQQSKKKFKEFIRQFHEGNFNYKYRDTLKRNYNLGQYWLEINLEDLAAFDESLAEKIQKLPTEYVSVLEEAAKDVADELTAPRPEGEEKMEDIQVLLCSDAHPSSLRGMKPDIVSKLVKIPGIIVSASGIRSKATKIAIQCRSCKVTQVNIPIKPGLEGYTLPRKCSTEQAGRPKCPLDPFFIMPDKCHCVDFQVLKLQELPDHIPQGEMPRHLQIYCDRYLCDRVVPGNRVLILGIYSIKKVSKAGGKGAGREKALVGVRAPYIRVLGISVDGENTNIGTQPPVTSEEEDLFIRLAADPNLYERIAKSIAPSIFGAIDIKKAIACLLFGGSRKLMPDGLCRRGDINILMLGDPGTAKSQLLKFVERVAPIAVYTSGKGSSAAGLTASVSRDPVTRNFVMEGGAMVLADGGVVCIDEFDKMKEDDRVAIHEAMEQQTISIAKAGITTTLNTRCSVLAAANSVFGRWDDIKGEENIDFMPTILSRFDMIFIVKDEHEHNRDITLAKHIMNIHCNAGQITEQSVEGEIPVHILRKYINYCRTRCGPRLSAEAGEKLKNRYVMMRAGTREHEKDSEKRSSIPITVRQLEAVIRISEALAKMQLQPFATELHVNEALRLFQVSTLEAAMSGSLAGAEGFTSEEDHEMLSRIEKQLKNRFPIGHQVSEQNIVKDFLKQSFPERAIHKVIHTMIRRGELQHRLQRKMLYRLH
- the Wdr37 gene encoding WD repeat-containing protein 37 yields the protein MPGEPPATAGSKSSGKAKRISIPRVQSSTDTELQSQQSQSGSTPLQPTALHYVTFRSELEDSPIPPALRCRLYDLFQQIEKEFEMLYTENLGLQEKIDILNDRLERECYGSGERSLPPGDLTDYPETKNLSKQKSMGANSAQKIKTSHKLKAQTSKIVSSFKTPSMTCTMQREYVGHRDGVWEVSVGRSGQPIIATASADHTARIWTTDNSRCLLQYIGHNGSVNSVRFHPNRELALSASGDCSAHVWQAAVDWDMPKRVTSLEEIPVAGSERSTANNLISNNDEQDDPPTLRTPIRELLGHTNVVMAADWLSGAEQLVTASWDRTANLYDTETGEIIHTLCGHDQELTHVSTHHTQKLCVTSSRDNTFRLWDFREPIHSVSVFQGHTETVTSAVFTREDKIVSGSDDRSVKVWELRNIRSPLATIRGDSAANRLSVSSTGIVAIPHDNRQIRLFDLSGQRLARLPRTSRQGHRRMVCSVAWLEDNSVCNLFSCGFDRLVLGWSVLPVKDA
- the Arv1 gene encoding protein ARV1, whose product is MYICINCGAECKELFRRYCPSVLKILKCEKCGLLADKYIEYDPVIVFVDLILIEKSAYRHLLYNSNFKSYWKLGIILWLTESFRAWSFCDINETELPASEVDLVRDDALQDHCNFYNLLIHTALAFAAFICTVIIVTELKWFIIGKKPYKYSIKDLSRALIVGGCGKLLGFLGIVWRHIASGPYYLLIQGYTVLCLLTAYSVVCKSGRGGSLIGLIAGFLLYGYICTSISRLHLNIPNITLT